Proteins from one Setaria italica strain Yugu1 chromosome V, Setaria_italica_v2.0, whole genome shotgun sequence genomic window:
- the LOC101773266 gene encoding uncharacterized protein LOC101773266, whose amino-acid sequence MEPPGFGKRLMSVLRAVYHMLRRGLCRKRLMMDLHLLFGRGKLAGKALRNLVAAAHHHPHAAAHHLQVASRAGAGAGSAAASSASAADLPFEPNPRDVEFSCTTTPSYSYAGPGRSLFPFSRMIRGRGAGAASRGCDGLDFAQVARALEMMSAAEDAGAGAGAGGETPPAPVAAGATPSPLLSLSLGRSPAGARQLRVTDSPFPIEPEGVVDERANSNFDAFIKKFYENLRLQAANATPDNHVGCRRG is encoded by the coding sequence atggagcCCCCCGGGTTCGGGAAGCGCCTCATGAGCGTGCTCCGCGCCGTCTACCACATGCTGCGCCGGGGCCTCTGCCGCAAGCGCCTCATGATGGACCTCCACCTGCTGTTCGGCAGGGGCAAGCTCGCCGGCAAGGCGCTGCgcaacctcgtcgccgccgcgcaccaccacccgcacgccgccgcccaccacctgCAGGTAGCTTcccgcgcgggcgccggcgccggatccgcggcggcgtcctcggcctccgccgcggacCTGCCGTTCGAGCCCAACCCAAGGGACGTGGAGTTCAGCTGCACCACCACGCCGTCCTACTCGTACGCGGGCCCCGGGCGCTCCCTGTTCCCGTTCAGCAGGATGAtccgcgggcgcggcgccggcgccgcctcccgggGCTGTGACGGGCTCGACTTCGCCCAGGTGGCGCGCGCGCTCGAGATGATGAGCGCCGCGGAggacgccggggccggggccggcgcgggcggggagacgccgccggcgcccgtggCTGCCGGGGCCACGCCGTCGCCCCTGCTGTCGCTCAGCCTCGGCCGCAGCCCCGCCGGGGCCCGCCAGCTGCGCGTCACCGACTCGCCGTTCCCCATCGAGCCGGAGGGCGTCGTCGACGAGCGCGCCAACTCCAACTTTGACGCCTTCATCAAGAAGTTCTACGAGAACCTCCGCCTGCAGGCGGCCAACGCCACGCCGGACAACCACGTCGGCTGCCGCCGTGGCTAG